TCAGCGAGGCGGGCTGGCGATGCCCCGCCACCTGCATCGAACCTGCCATATGTCCCGCCATCAAGAAGCCGCGCGATTGGGACCTGGCGGAGCGCATCCGCCGGGCCGCGCCCGCGGCCCTGGGCGCCCACCTGACGGAGGTGTTCCTCTGCCGACACTTTGCTTACGGCGTCGGCGCTATTCCCGCGCGAGACATCGTCGCCGCGCGAGGCCGCATCCTGACGGCGGCGCAGTCCGGCTCGCCCCTCCGCGCGGTCATCGGCACCAGCTCCCACTGCCACGGCGTGGTGGGACTTCTCCAGGTGGAGCCCGCGCCGCGACCCTGAGCCAACGCTCTCAGCCGATGGACTCCCACCAGGCGGGCCACTATAATAGATGCGTTTGGAACCGTGACCCAGACGAGTGAGCTTCAGGCGGTGAATACCTTGGCCCTACCCTTCGACATATCCCGGCTGGTCTTCTGGATAGCCCTTCCCGTGCTCCTTGTCGCCCAGGGTGTGATTATTGTGGTCACACTGCGCGGGAGGGGACAAGCTGGCCAGCAAGCAATACGCGTGCGTGGTAGCACGAAACTCGAGTTCCTGTGGGCCATCATCCCCGCCCTTATGCTCGCGGCTCTGCTCGCGATGACATACGAGGCCCTGCATGCAAGCAGCTAGCCCGGCGCCAAAGGCGAGAAGCCCCTCCGGCGCCTACCCCACGCTTGTGCTGGTGAGCATCATCGCCACGTTTGTCCTGGTTGTCCTTGGCGGCGTGGTCCGGGTCACAGGCTCCGGCCTCGGATGTCCGGACTGGCCGCTCTGCCACGGCAGCGTCATCCCGCCTCTGAACCTGCCCACGCTCATTGAATACTCCCACCGTCTGGCGGCGTCCCTGGTGAGCCTGCTGGTGCTCGCGACGGCCATCGTGGCATGGACAGCGCGGCGCAATGACCGCCCAGTAGCGCTGGCGGCGAGCATCGCGTTCGCCCTTCTGGTGGCGCAGGTGGTGCTGGGGGGCGTGACCGTCCTCATGGAGCTTCCGCCGACCATCGTCACCGCCCACCTGGCCACGGCGGAGGCGCTTCTGGGCGTCCTGACTGTCCTGTACATCCTGGCCCGCCGCCATGAGATATTCGCGTCCATTGGAGCGCGGCGCCCCAGCCCCGGACTGCTGTGGATGACAGGCGCGGCGGTGCTTTCCATCTTCGCCATCATCTTCGCGGGAGCCTACGTCCGCGGCACGGGCGCCACCTTCGCCTGCGACGGGTGGCCCTTCTGCGGGCCGGAGCTTCTCCCTGAGAGCGGGCTACCCGCCATCCACATGGCCCACCGGCTCGTCGTGCTGGTGGGCGGCGTCCTTGCGATTGTCGCCTGCGTGGCGGCATGGCGCCAGCGGCGGGCCTTGCCCGGCGGCGGCCCGCTGGCCGTGGCCACGGGCGTCCTGTTCCTCCTGCAAACGCTGGCCGGCGCATGGCTGGTTTTCTCCGAATTCACGCCATTCACCCAGGCCCTCCACCTCACTCTGGCCACGGCCGTCTGGACGGGCATTGTGGCGCTGGCGGGTCTGGCGTGGTACGGGCGCCTGAGCCATGCGGAGGGCATACCCGCCGAGGCTGAGGCCAGGCATACCAATACGGTCTTGCCGGGCATCGTAGCGCTGGCGACCCTTGCGTGGTACGAGCGCCAGAGCCGTCCGGAAGGCGCGCCCGCCCTGCAGCCGCCGTTGATGGGTTACGTCAAGCTCGTCAAGCCCTGGATCATCGGCCTGCTGCTGTTCACCGCCCTGGGCGGCATGTTCCTGGCAGCCGGCGGCGCACCGCCTCTCGGCGTGGTCGTGGCCGTGCTCGTGGGCGGCGCCCTGACCGCGGGCGGCGCCAATGCCCTTAACCATTACATTGACCGTGACATTGACGGTTTGATGTACCGGACGCGCGCGCGCCCCATTCCATCCCATCGCATATCGCCGGAGCGAGCGTTCATGTTCGGGATCGCCCTGAACGTCGTGGGCTTCCTTGTCCTGGCGGTGGGCGCCAACCCGCTCAGCGCCGTCCTGGCCCTGGCCGCGTCCGGCTTCTACGTCCTGGTCTATACAAGCTGGCTCAAGCGCACTACGCCTCAAAACATCGTCATCGGAGGAGCGGCGGGCGCCATGCCCCCGCTCATCGGCTGGGCGGCGATCACGAACTCGCTGGGCCTGCCCGGCTTCTACCTCTTCGCCATCGTCTTCTTCTGGACACCCCCGCACTTCTGGGCGCTGGCCATGCTGCTGCGCGACGACTATGCCCGCGCGGGCATCCCCATGCTGCCCGTCGTCCGCTCAGAACGCGAGACGGTTTGGTCCATCCTCCTGTACACGATTGTCCTGGTGGCTGTCACCTTGCTCCTTTACAGCACCCAGGCCCTCGGCACAGTGTACCTGGCGAGCGCCCTCGTCTTCGGCGGGCTCTTCATCTGGATGGCGGTGCGCCTCCTGAAAGACAGCCAGAGGCCGCGCGTCGCCGGACTGTACAAGTACTCGCTGCTCTACCTGGCGCTGCTGTTCGTCGCCATCATCGCCGACAAGAGCATAGGGGTGTAGCGACGCCGTCGCTGCACCCGCACAGGCGGCATTAAACAGGTGCGGCCCCGCGAAGGGGGCCGCAAACGCTGCGAAGCGGGCCGGGTAGCTTCGAGGCCCTAGACGATCACTTCCTCCTCGACAAGGCCGCGCACTTCCCGCGCGCTGAGGCCCAGCACCTCGCCGAAGACGTACTCGTTATGCTCTCCTATCATCGGGCCGTGCGTGCGCATCTTCATGTCGCTCTCGGAGAACTTCCACGGCGCACCTATGACCTTGCGCGAACCGATGACCGGGTGACTGACGTTTGTAAAAGAGCCCCACGCGTTGAAGTGCGGGTCGTTGAAGATCTCCTCCGAGCTCAGGGCCGGCATGGCGGCTACGCCCACGCGCTGGAGCTTCTCCATCACCTCGTAGTGGGTGTACCCCTTCGTCCACGCGCCCAGCAGCTTGTCCAACTCCTCCTGGTTCTTCCAGCGACGGTACTGGTCATTGAACCGCGGGTCGTCCGCCCACTCCGCGTGCCCGACGGCCTGGCAGAGTGCCTTCCACTCCTCGTCGGAGTTGACGACGATGCTGACCCACTTGTCCTTCCCCTGGCATGGATAGCAGTTGTGCGGGGCCATGATGTCGTCCTTATTCCCCTCGCGGTCGCGCACGCGGCCTGTCATGAAGTAGTCCATGATAGCGTCGCCGATGAGGACGGAGGGGACATCACGGGCCGAGACGTCTATGAACTGGCCCTTGCCTGTTCGCTGCCGATAGACCAGCGCGGACATGAGGGCGAAGCACGTACCGGTTCCCACGCGCAGGTCCATGCCGTCGCGGACGTCCGTGGGCAGCAGGTCCGGGTAGCCTGTCATGTGGGAGAGCCCACTCTGCGCGCTGAAGATAGTCGCGAGGCCGGCATAGTGCTTCTGCGGGCCGAACTGCCCGGAGCTGGACGCGGACAGCACGATAATGTCCGGTCGCACCTGCCGCACCACGCTGTAGCCAATGCCCCGGCGGTCCAGGACTCCAGCGCTGAAGTTGTCTATCATCGCGTCGCACGCGCGAACGAGATTCAGGATGATGTCTTTCGCCTTGGGATGGGCCAAGTTCAGCGTGCAGCCCTTCTTGTCAAAGTTGACTTCCTGCCAGGCGGGGGTCTGGCACAGGCCTTCAGGCGGGACGGACGAGGGGTCGGTGATGGCCACGCCCTGCATGTCGGGGGTGTACAGGCGAATGTTGTCCACCCGCTTCATGCTCTCCACCTTGATGACCTCGGCGCCCATGACGCTCATCAGGTGGGTGACGAAGGGCCCCGCAAGAAACCATGTCAGGTCAAGGACTCTGACGCCGGAAAGGGGTCCTGGTGCCATATGCAAAGGCCTCCTTGGCAAGCTAGATAACGCCGGCCTCGCGGAGCTTCACAAGCTGCTCCTTGGTGTAGCCAAGCTCGCGGACATAGACGTCCTCGTTGTGCTGCCCCAGCAGGGGCGCGGGCGACCGCATCGCCCAGGGCGTCTCCGAGTGGATGTACGGGACGCCCGGGTATTTCTGCTTTCCGGCCCGTGGGTGGTCGAGTTCCGTGAAGAACTTGCGGGCCGCCAGGTGGTCGTCCTCCGCCAGGTCTTTCACCGTGGCGATGACGCCCGCGGGGATGCCCACCGCCTGTGTCTTCCGCTCAATGTCCTTCTTGGGCTGGTTGACGCTCCACTGCAAGAGCTTCTCATTGACTTCCATCGGACGCTTCAGCCGCTCGGCGTTCTCGTGGAACTTCGGCTCCTTGGTCCAGGCGGGGCCTCCCATCACCTTCTCCGTGAACAGCTCCCACCACGCCTGCGTGGACACGCGCACGACCAGGTAGCCGTCCTTCATCTTCATGTTGCTGCCGATGCGCGGCCCACGGCCGTCGCGGCTGTCTATGATGTGGCTGCTGTGTGTGTACTTGCCCAGAGCGGTCCGCGTCAGCGCCATGGTGGCCA
This genomic window from Dehalococcoidia bacterium contains:
- a CDS encoding heme o synthase, coding for MQAASPAPKARSPSGAYPTLVLVSIIATFVLVVLGGVVRVTGSGLGCPDWPLCHGSVIPPLNLPTLIEYSHRLAASLVSLLVLATAIVAWTARRNDRPVALAASIAFALLVAQVVLGGVTVLMELPPTIVTAHLATAEALLGVLTVLYILARRHEIFASIGARRPSPGLLWMTGAAVLSIFAIIFAGAYVRGTGATFACDGWPFCGPELLPESGLPAIHMAHRLVVLVGGVLAIVACVAAWRQRRALPGGGPLAVATGVLFLLQTLAGAWLVFSEFTPFTQALHLTLATAVWTGIVALAGLAWYGRLSHAEGIPAEAEARHTNTVLPGIVALATLAWYERQSRPEGAPALQPPLMGYVKLVKPWIIGLLLFTALGGMFLAAGGAPPLGVVVAVLVGGALTAGGANALNHYIDRDIDGLMYRTRARPIPSHRISPERAFMFGIALNVVGFLVLAVGANPLSAVLALAASGFYVLVYTSWLKRTTPQNIVIGGAAGAMPPLIGWAAITNSLGLPGFYLFAIVFFWTPPHFWALAMLLRDDYARAGIPMLPVVRSERETVWSILLYTIVLVAVTLLLYSTQALGTVYLASALVFGGLFIWMAVRLLKDSQRPRVAGLYKYSLLYLALLFVAIIADKSIGV
- a CDS encoding CoA transferase codes for the protein MAPGPLSGVRVLDLTWFLAGPFVTHLMSVMGAEVIKVESMKRVDNIRLYTPDMQGVAITDPSSVPPEGLCQTPAWQEVNFDKKGCTLNLAHPKAKDIILNLVRACDAMIDNFSAGVLDRRGIGYSVVRQVRPDIIVLSASSSGQFGPQKHYAGLATIFSAQSGLSHMTGYPDLLPTDVRDGMDLRVGTGTCFALMSALVYRQRTGKGQFIDVSARDVPSVLIGDAIMDYFMTGRVRDREGNKDDIMAPHNCYPCQGKDKWVSIVVNSDEEWKALCQAVGHAEWADDPRFNDQYRRWKNQEELDKLLGAWTKGYTHYEVMEKLQRVGVAAMPALSSEEIFNDPHFNAWGSFTNVSHPVIGSRKVIGAPWKFSESDMKMRTHGPMIGEHNEYVFGEVLGLSAREVRGLVEEEVIV